The DNA region CTTGGTTTCAAGTAGCCTCAACAGCATCTCTTGATGAGAACCACAGAAATCGGCTCACGTGACATGAGTGAGGCCTGCGGGGGCTGACCGTGGCGGCTGAGGAGATCCGAGCGCTTACCGATGAGAGGAGCGTTCAACCTCTGAATTTTGACATGCAGGTCCGATCACGCCGCATCCGCAACGACCATCCGCGAGTCCCTGCATCTTTAGCTCTCATGTTACAAGGCTGAGAACCATTATCACTCACTATTGCTATTCATCTCtatggtgctgctgctgtctggCCGGGCTGGGatcaaagaaggaggagattgaagTGCGGCCGAGTCTGCTGCTCACTGAGTGTCGCCAAACCGCCTGGGCTCAACTACCCCTGAACTGTGACTTAGTTATTTCGGAGGATCGCGTGGACTTGAGGACGACCTAGCAGTGCCGACGCCCCCTATTCGAATGCCAGGAATAGGCGTCAAGCGTTATCTCACGTCGTGTCGAGGCCGGTCGTGTCTTGAGATCGCCTTGGTGTAGTATCGCGGTATCGCGGGCAGAATCGCTACCCTTGTGCGACATTCATTACATTGGAGATCAGACGAACGATACGCGCCTTCCCTATTCACCACGACCCCTTCATTATTGTCGGCAACAATAGTGCTCTCTTGCAGCTCTACCTGGCATTGTCCATTGTTGAATACTGAGAAGGTTTTTTGGACCCCAGCAGTTGGGTATCTTTTTTGGACTGTTCTCATTTCACTTGCCTCAACCACGACTCTTCCCCCGACTTTCCAATCACACCACCATGTCCACAGCACCTGGCCAGTCATCCCCAGACAAGAAACCCAACGAGCAGTGTTACAACTGCGGAAAAGATCATTGGACGTTGGCTTGCCCCGAACCGCAGAGACCGATTATGGAGTAGGTCGTCCATTTCTTTCTTCATAACTCGACTCCTTCGATCTGGAAGACGTTCAAACCCCTTTCCCACTTCGATTTGTTTACTAACATTCTTGGCACAGCGGTATTCAGCGCTGGCAGTCGCGGCATCAAGAGCAAGGTGGTTCCAACCGTAACAACTCATCGCAAGAGAGACGCGGGCCAGTCGTAGAGCGTTACCCTCCCCTGCCGAATCACGGTCAAGCTATGGGCGGATACCCACCACCTTCAGGCTATCCCGTCCCCGGATATGCTGGCATGCCTCCTGTTCCTCCCGGCTTGCCTCCTGCTGGTCCACCTGGCTTGACTTCTGGTGGCCCTCCTGGTCTTCCACCTGGTCCTCCTGGCTACACCCCCAATGGTCCTCCCGGCTTCAATCCCAGTGGCCCACCAGGTCTGTCTTCTGCCGGTCCACCCGGTTTGCCCCCTGGTGTTGCACCTCGtcccccaaaccaaccccctccacctccaccaggacctcccccttctcatccttaCCAGCCGCAGCAACCATATCCACCAGCCCAGTATGCTGGAGGTTATCAAGCACCGCAGCCACCACAGCAGGCACCGCAGCATGGTCAGTATATTCCACCAGTTCCTCCACAGTATCCACAACAGTATGGCCAGCAACCTCCTTACGGCCAGCATCAATATGTTCCACCATATCACCCACAAGCCGGCCCATATGGCGGTGCCCCGAAttatcctcctcagcagtACGGTCAGCCAGGTCCGCCTACAGGACCTGCGCCATATGCCCAACCTCCTTTTGGCAGTCAAGcctcgcctccaccacctgccgCCCCATACTATGCTGCCCACGCAGCTGGGTTcagccctcctccccctgccaCGGGGGCAtatcccccgcctcctccgcccggCTGGGTTCCTCCTCCGTTCCCACCCGCCCATCAGCAGGCAGATGGCAGACACCAGCACTCGAACAACAATCGAGATAGAAAGGaccggcggaggaggaacagggATAGAAACCGAAATGGAAACCGCAATAACAACGGCAATGGTAATGGCAATGACAGCCAAGGCCGAAATGGTCAGCGCAGAGACCGGCCGCATAGCCAGCAAGTCCGGCAGCAGGCGGCTGCGGACGAAAACCAGGTGTCACCGGACGCCAGCCCAGCTCGGCGGCAGTCGGTGACGGGCGGTGACGGGGCGTTGGCGGGCGGTGCGGGATCGTCGGCGGATGTGACCAACCCGCCCGCAAATGTCGTAAGTTCGTTGGCGGATGGCAGTCAAGTACCGGCTGAAGACATCCCAGCTTTGGAGCAGCCAGCAGTCGAGGGCCGTGAAGGCCAAAAGAAACGCCGGGGGAGGGCCGGGTCGCCAAGTCCACCCAAAGATCCCAACGAGTGGGACTTTGTGGTGGACAACAAGCATGTCTTCCCGGACCTGGACCCAAAGCCCGCCGACCCCGTTGGC from Podospora pseudopauciseta strain CBS 411.78 chromosome 6, whole genome shotgun sequence includes:
- a CDS encoding hypothetical protein (EggNog:ENOG503P6S9) — translated: MSTAPGQSSPDKKPNEQCYNCGKDHWTLACPEPQRPIMDGIQRWQSRHQEQGGSNRNNSSQERRGPVVERYPPLPNHGQAMGGYPPPSGYPVPGYAGMPPVPPGLPPAGPPGLTSGGPPGLPPGPPGYTPNGPPGFNPSGPPGLSSAGPPGLPPGVAPRPPNQPPPPPPGPPPSHPYQPQQPYPPAQYAGGYQAPQPPQQAPQHGQYIPPVPPQYPQQYGQQPPYGQHQYVPPYHPQAGPYGGAPNYPPQQYGQPGPPTGPAPYAQPPFGSQASPPPPAAPYYAAHAAGFSPPPPATGAYPPPPPPGWVPPPFPPAHQQADGRHQHSNNNRDRKDRRRRNRDRNRNGNRNNNGNGNGNDSQGRNGQRRDRPHSQQVRQQAAADENQVSPDASPARRQSVTGGDGALAGGAGSSADVTNPPANVVSSLADGSQVPAEDIPALEQPAVEGREGQKKRRGRAGSPSPPKDPNEWDFVVDNKHVFPDLDPKPADPVGIPLPFHFTEDPTIPPAYNATCIKSKYFNEYDLMDFCKSVRDKEEWERLKNDPIFRHYPGMVRRTFPPDNRIEYSTYEPTPPLSPSVEIKLPPKYEPPQPASPAPAPVDSRYGSEYDSFEDKRGRRDDRSVRDDDVGFRSRRSPPHQPRYQDSPRDRDRRGQSSNQDRWSRYPDDRDRDRGIKRRRSASPPTPADITADPWSPNAVEPPSTKRRSDDRHSDTPRGSTYRDRNDRVPYNKRNDSGYHSGQSLDKISSRRDSPREWQPQSNRRMSNRPHGYDQRNRSATRSRSRNSSSGGENARSRTRSRSPPPPRKKAARGRSRSNSPLTFQDKMLLGFTGTESSDEEEKEVEKRLVKARRMEKKKPPVKRPKVASAFNRRW